CGATCGCGAGGTCGATGGCCGCACCCGAATCGGTGAGCGCGTCGCCCCCGCGCTCCGCCGTCACGCAGCGGTAACCGCGGTCCGCCAGCGCCGACGCCAGCAGGCGAACGAGATCGCGATCGTCGTCGACGATCAGAATCGTGTCGACGCCGGTGCGTTCCATCAACTCATGACGCGGTTGCGCCCCTGCATTTTGGCCTCGTACAGCTTGTCGTCGGCCGCCTTGATGAACTCGGACGCGTCCGCGTACTCGGGTGACCAGGACGCCACGCCGATCGAGATCGTCACCGGAATCTCGGTCTCCTCGAACCGGAACACCGCCTTCTCGATGAGCCGTCGGATCTTCTCGGCGAACTGGGTCGCGTTGTGGCGGTCGATCTCGGGCAGAATGATCGCGAACTCCTCGCCGCCGTAGCGCGACAGGATGTCCTCGCGCCGAATCCGCGACCTGATCACCAGCGCCAGGTGCTTGAGGACGTGATCGCCAGCCAGATGGCCGTACGTGTCGTTGATCTTCTTGAAGTGGTCGATGTCGAAGATGATGAGCGACAGGTCGCGCCGGTAGCGCTCGGCACGCCCGATCTCGCGCTCGAGCGTCTCGAGAAAGTAGCGCTTGTTGTAAACCTGCGTGAGCCCGTCGATCGTAGTGAGGCGATAGATCTCCTCGTGGTAGGCGTTCTCGATGTTGTCCCCCGACAAGAACTTGAAGATGCTGCGGCCGATCTTGATGAAATCGCCGTCCCGCAGCACGTACTCGTCGATGAGTTCGTCGTTCACGTACGTGCCGTTGGTCGATCCGAGGTCGCGCAGCATGATCGTCTTGCCGGTGTTGATGATCTTGCAGTGGTTGCGCGACACCGACTCCTGGTCGATCTGAATGTCGGCCTTCGACGAGCGGCCGATGATCAGCGACGGCTTGTCGAGGTTGTACTTCTTGCCGAGGTCGAGGCCGTAGATGACCACGAGGCACGCCTCCTTGCCCATCGGCCGCTCGGAGATGCGGCTGATGACCGTGACGACCGTCTTGCTGCGGGCGGAATCGCTCACCGGAGGAAGCCCCACGTTCAACGTAACGTATCGCTTTGCCTGCGTAAAGACGGCGCACACTGGATCCGGTCGTCGCCTTCGCGGCGGCACAGCAGCGCGTCGATGACCTGATAGCGCCCCCGGTGGTAGCGGTAGTGCTCGAGCAACAAGCGCCCGCCGCCGGTGAGCCGCCACCACGCGCGCACGTCGCGCATCCCGCCGTCGCCGCGCGGGTCGCCGGTCTCGAGCGCGGCCCCCGCGATCGTGCCGGCGTAGTGCGGACACGCCGGGTCGCCGACGAACACGTTCCAAAAGCAGTTGCCGTCGGCGGTGCACAGAGACCGGTCGGTCGCGACGATCTCGTCGCGGCCGTCGCCGTCGAGGTCGCGGTCGTACCTCTCGATGCGCGGGGCGTCGCCGAGCGCGCCGTGGCGCCGCGGGTCGCCGCACTCGCCGGCCGGCGCGCGGGTCGCCGGGAGCGCGGCCGGCGCGCGCCGCCGGTTGCCGCCGCACGCCGCGAACACCGCGGCGGCAAGCGACAGCGCGCAAGCGATGCGCCCGATTGCCGACATCTGCCTACAGGCAGTAGCGCGGATCGCCGGCCGGCGCATCCGCCAGCTCGCGCGCCTCGCGCTCGTATCCGTCTCGCCCGAGGGCGCCGTAGGCGAGGCGCTTGGCGCGCTCGACGCCGGGCTGGTCGAACGGGTCGACCTCGAACAGCGGCCCGGCGAACGCGGTAGCGGCTTCGAACAACATCGCGAACGCCCCGAGCGACGGCGCGTCGATCCGATCGAGGGTCACCAGCGCCGTCGGCCGGCCGGCCGCGCGCAGCGACGCGAGGGTGCCCCGCAACTGCGCGTCGATCAGCTCGCCCATGCGACGGCCGGCCAAATACCCCCACTCCGGCACGCCGGCCAGCCCGCCGCGCGGAATCACCAGGTCGGGGCCGCGCTCGGCCGGGGCCACGAACAGGTAGACTTTGTCGTCCGGCCCGTCCGCGTACAGTTGTAGCTGCGAATGCTGGTCGGTCGCCCCGCGCGACACGATCGGCGTCGACCCCCGCCCGCGCTTGCCGAGGCTCTCGGCCCACAGCTGGCGGAACCAGTCGCCCATCGCGTACAGCGCATCCGCGTACGGCATCATGACGACCATCGGCCGCCGCCGGCTCGTCGCATGCAGGTACAACAACGCGGCGATCATCAGCGCTGGATTGTCGCGCAAGTCGGCGCCCGCGACGCGGTCGCGCATCGCGCGGGCGCCTTCGAGCAGGCCCATGACGTCCAGCCCCGCGGCCGCGGCCGGCACGAGCCCGACCGGCGACAGCACGGAGAACCGACCGCCGACGTTCGGCGGGATATCGAAGGTGCGCCAGCCGCGCTCGCGGGCGACGCGCCGCAGCGCGCCGCGCTCCGGGTCCGTGATCGCGGTGATGCGAT
This region of Deltaproteobacteria bacterium genomic DNA includes:
- a CDS encoding glucose-6-phosphate isomerase (catalyzes the formation of D-fructose 6-phosphate from D-glucose 6-phosphate) produces the protein MCAVPIQKNRVASGTMTLRVDLTGLMEVAIGHAGIHDAELDQIAGRAHAARDHIAALRRDGAIGWLDLPDDAGAARAAMDWARDLPPEVDTVVVLGIGGSSLGPQAVYAALAPAYDVARPRSPGMPRRLLFPDNSDPATFRALLDTVDLERTQFVAITKSGSTSETAAQLLIVADRVPDDRITAITDPERGALRRVARERGWRTFDIPPNVGGRFSVLSPVGLVPAAAAGLDVMGLLEGARAMRDRVAGADLRDNPALMIAALLYLHATSRRRPMVVMMPYADALYAMGDWFRQLWAESLGKRGRGSTPIVSRGATDQHSQLQLYADGPDDKVYLFVAPAERGPDLVIPRGGLAGVPEWGYLAGRRMGELIDAQLRGTLASLRAAGRPTALVTLDRIDAPSLGAFAMLFEAATAFAGPLFEVDPFDQPGVERAKRLAYGALGRDGYEREARELADAPAGDPRYCL
- a CDS encoding GGDEF domain-containing protein, translated to MGKEACLVVIYGLDLGKKYNLDKPSLIIGRSSKADIQIDQESVSRNHCKIINTGKTIMLRDLGSTNGTYVNDELIDEYVLRDGDFIKIGRSIFKFLSGDNIENAYHEEIYRLTTIDGLTQVYNKRYFLETLEREIGRAERYRRDLSLIIFDIDHFKKINDTYGHLAGDHVLKHLALVIRSRIRREDILSRYGGEEFAIILPEIDRHNATQFAEKIRRLIEKAVFRFEETEIPVTISIGVASWSPEYADASEFIKAADDKLYEAKMQGRNRVMS